One window of the Pieris brassicae chromosome 4, ilPieBrab1.1, whole genome shotgun sequence genome contains the following:
- the LOC123708193 gene encoding E3 ubiquitin-protein ligase RNF13, with the protein MQQSINTCLLGLLGFLTYVKGNLIVYTQDVPHTIADEFRDMPASFGPDLPVEGLRGFLVVGEPADGCGVMTKPPIDENFTGNWIVLVARYNCSFEVKVRNAQAAGFHCAIVHNVNSSDLETMSASNPMGIDIPSVFVSDVAGIILSEEYNYTNRYYIMVNGDLPFNINTHLLLPFAIVVVLCLIVILVFMIVKCIKDRRRANRHRLPNRSLKKIPTCKFSKGDPYETCAICLDDYQEGERLRVLPCAHAYHAKCIDPWLTQNRRVCPVCKRRVFAAGERRRPHPDSDTDDTEPLVGDSQEGNDTQGGTFEEQRENPFVRATRYIARLRARQQETNNSEVEAPQQQINSSEVTVDVEPVDDTQPLLASVPRQNRRRSRRSRSAHAQPQSAPSQPEIGVAALHAPQSQVERRFIDL; encoded by the exons ATGCAGCAGTCTATCAACACCTGCCTCCTAGGCCTTTTAGGCTTTCTTACGTATGTCAAAGGGAATCTTATTGTGTATACCCAGGATGTACCGCATACG ATAGCAGATGAATTCCGTGACATGCCTGCTAGTTTCGGTCCGGATTTGCCGGTCGAGGGACTCCGTGGCTTCCTCGTGGTGGGCGAACCGGCAGATGGCTGCGGCGTCATGACCAAACCACCTATTGACGAGAACTTTACTGGCAACTGGATTGTGCTAGTTGCTAG ATACAACTGCAGTTTCGAAGTAAAAGTCCGCAATGCGCAGGCGGCTGGCTTCCACTGTGCCATAGTACATAACGTCAACTCTAGTGACCTAG AGACAATGTCCGCGAGTAATCCCATGGGAATAGATATACCCTCGGTATTCGTGAGTGATGTAGCTGGGATCATCTTATCCGAAGAGTATAATTATACTAACCG GTACTATATAATGGTGAACGGTGATCTTCCGTTTAACATCAACACACACCTACTTCTGCCCTTTGCGATAGTGGTCGTGTTGTGTTTGATAGTAATACTTGTGTTTatg atagtaaaatgtataaaagacCGGCGCCGAGCAAACCGGCATCGTCTTCCGAATCGCTCGCTTAAAAAGATTCCTACTTGCAAGTTCAGCAAAGGGGACCCTTACGAGACGTGCGCTATTTGCCTTGATGATTACCAGGAAGGGGAACGGCTACGAGTACTTCCCTGTGCACATG CGTACCACGCGAAGTGCATTGACCCGTGGCTAACTCAAAATCGTCGCGTGTGTCCCGTTTGTAAGCGGCGCGTGTTTGCCGCTGGGGAGAGGCGACGCCCTCATCCTGACTCCGATACGGATGATACGGAACCACTTGTGGGCGACTCCCAGGAGGGAAACGATACCCAG GGTGGTACATTTGAGGAACAACGGGAAAACCCTTTCGTGAGAGCAACGCGGTACATCGCGCGACTGAGGGCTCGACAACAAGAAACCAATAATTCTGAG GTAGAAGCACCTCAACAGCAGATTAATAGTAGTGAAGT tacggTAGATGTAGAGCCAGTAGATGACACTCAGCCCCTACTGGCGTCCGTCCCTCGCCAGAATCGGCGCAGAAGTCGCCGATCTCGCTCAGCGCACGCGCAGCCCCAGTCCGCGCCTTCACAGCCAGAAATCG GTGTAGCAGCTTTACACGCCCCGCAGTCACAGGTGGAAAGACGTTTCATTGATTTatga